One window from the genome of Nicotiana tomentosiformis chromosome 5, ASM39032v3, whole genome shotgun sequence encodes:
- the LOC138892528 gene encoding uncharacterized protein, with amino-acid sequence MVGEKVLLKVSPMKGIMKFGKRGKLSPRFIVPFEVLRRVGKVDYELALPPSLSGVHPAFHVSMLRGYHADRSHVLDYSTVQLDESMGYDKEQVAIVDRQVRQLRSKKISAVKVQWRGQPVEEATWEAEEDMRSRYPHLFITPGMILDSFEDEHLFKRWRI; translated from the coding sequence atggtgggcgagaaggttctcttgaaagtctcgccgatgaagggcatCATGAAGTTCGGGAAGAGGGGAAAgctaagcccaaggtttattgttCCATTTGAAGTGCTGAGGCGAGTTGGAAAGGTtgattatgagcttgccttacctcccagtctatcgggagttcatccggccttccacgtatctatgctccggggGTACCACGCCGATaggtcccatgtgttagattacagcacggttcagctagatgaaaGTATGGGGTATGATAAGGAGcaagttgccattgttgacagacaagttcgtcagttgaggtccaaaaagatttctgcggtaaaggtccagtggaggggtcaaccagtcgaggaagcaacttgggaggccgaggaggacatgaggAGCAGATACCCGCACTTATTcatcactccaggtatgattctagactcgtttgaggatgaacatctgtttaagaggtggagaatataa